The sequence below is a genomic window from Nicotiana tomentosiformis chromosome 6, ASM39032v3, whole genome shotgun sequence.
ACTCACTCAGCCTATGTTAAGATCAAAACCAAGAGTTGAACCCACTAGGAAGTCGACAAGAACTTTAAAGCCACCTATATAGAGAAAAGACCTCATATCTCTTAGTCTACATAACAGTACCACTTATCCAATCTCATACTTCATCTCCTATAACAAAATCCCACCAAAATACAGTGATTTTCTACCAGCCTTCTTATCTATTACAGAACCTCAGTCTTATGCTGAAGCAGCTCAAGATCCAAATTGAGTTGAAGCAATGCAGTCAGAGATCAATGCACTATAAGAGAATAACACATGGGATATTGTAAGCTTGTCAAAAGGGATAAAACCAATTGGTTGTAAATGGATATACAAGATTAAGTATAAAGCAACATGTGAAGTAGAAAGGCTTAAGGAAAGACTTGTAGCAAAAGGCTACAGTCAACAAGAAAGCATAGACTACTAGGAGACATTTTCTCCTGTAGTCAAGATAGTGACATTGAGATCAATCCTATCTATAGCAGCTTCAAGAGGTTGACATATACACCAAATGGATATGTATAATACCTTCTTACAAGGAGATCTCACTAATAAAATATACATGGAATTACCACAGGGATTTCAGAGTCAGGGGGAGACTAAAGTGTGTAGACTCATAAAATCCCTCTATGGATTAAAACAGGCACCAAAGCAGTGGAATGCAAAATTGACAGAAGCTTTGTTGAGTTTTCAGTTTACTCAGAGCCAATTTGATCATTCCCTATTCATCAAGAGAATAGAAAAAGGCACTACAGTGGTTCTtatctatgttgatgacatgttgatagcAAGTGATATGTTGGATCTTATAGAGGACACCAAGAGTGCACTACAAAAAATATTTAAGATGAAGGATTTGGGAGAATTAAAATACTTTCTAGGGATTGGATTTGCAAGATCAAATAAAGGAATCCTAATGCATCAAAGAAAATATGCATTAGAATTAGTGTCTGAACTTGGACTCTCAGCTGCAAAACCAACAGGTACACTTATGGACAATAATCTGAAACTTACAACTAGGGAATATGATGAACACTTCTCAACTGCTTCACTCATAGAAGATGAAGTCCTAACAGATTGAGGACCAtaccaaaggcttattggaaaGTTACTATATCTCACAGTCACAAAGCATGACATAGCCTTCAGTGTACAAAACTTAAGCCAATTTTTGCATCAAACAAAAAGGTTGCACATGGAAGCAGCTTATAGAATagttaaatatatcaaaaatgaGTCTGACCTAGGTGTGTTTCTGTCAAATAAACCTAAGGATAAAATTACAGCATTTtgtgatgctgattgggcagcATACCCTCAAACAAGGAAGTCTATCACAGGTTTTCTAGTGAAGATTGGAGATTCAACAGTGTCACGAAAATCAAATAAACAAACTATAATCTCAAGAAGCTCTGCTGAATCTGAGTATAGAAGCATGACTTCATCAGTAGCAGAGTTGACATGGCTATTAGGAAAGCTCAAAGAAATTGGTCTCAAGTTTGAACTCTTAGTAACTATTTGCACTAACAGCAAAGCTGCAATTCAAATTGCAGCTAATCCAGTTTTCCACGAAAGAACAAAACATATTGAGATAGACTGCCAGTATAAGAGAGAAAATAAAACAGGGACTTGTGATGACTGAATACATTAATACCAACGAACAACCAGCTGACATTCTTACAAAGGGGCTAAACAAAGTTCAGCACCTACACTTAAGGTCCAAGCTAGGATTACTTAATATATTTACTTCACCTAGCTTGAGGGAAAGTGTTGAATATAATGACAAGAATGTGAAGGAAAATAATTAGTCTAGTAGCTCAGCTTATAGGTTCAAGAAGTTAGTTACAGTTGGTTAAAAGTTACTCCcttcgttccaatttatgtgaacttgtttgattgggtacggagtttaagaaaaattgaaaacttttgaaatttgtggtcctaaataaGTCAAAAAGAGACCCAGAgtatttatgtggttataaaaacttctcattaagggtagaattgtaagtttaggCTAAATTATTACCAAATTCAAAAATAAgttattctttttggaacggaccaaaaagaaaataggttcacataaactggaacagagGGAGTAGTTAGGTTAGTTACGAGTCAGTTATATGGTTATgacttgtgaagattttattcttATAGAAGCAGGAGATGATATGCATCTATATAAACATGAAGATGTATACATAAATCAATAAATGAAGAAAAATTCTTCTCTTAGTTCATTCTCTTCTATGTTCTTCACACTCTCTCTTTTCCTTCTCTTCATCTCCTCAAACTAATATATTCTTCTATCTGTGATCTTCATTTCTTCTTGTTAATTTCTTCTAATCATACTGTTCTTATGATGTACATTTGAATTTCTACATTATCAATTACATCTAACCGCCGAATAACTCATAGTACATCTTCTCTACTTAGTTTCATAAATTATGATAGCTACATGTGTGTGTTTTTGGTGTATTTCTTGAGCTAATTATTAATCCCATTTATCACTGTAAGTGGGAATATTAATTCTGATTTATGTTCCTTCGGTTGCAGACTTGGAGCATGCTTCACATGAATATTACCTAATGATTACAATACAAGCATCAACTATCTTATTCTCTCTTCTTTCATTAAATTCCTATAGCGCAAAGATGTGGTTAATATCGTTCAAACTTGGTTGCTTAAAGTATGACAACGCTTTGAAGCAAATGAAAAAAAAGGGGGACTTCATATAGTTTTCTTATTCGGTCTTTCCCGGGACCTTGATTAAATGCGGAATACTTTGTACACCGAACTATCCTTTATAGTTCTTATTCGgccaacttatttttcatgaggGCAAGTACCATTTTCTGTCATTCTGCTTTCTAGCTTATTCAGATTAGCTAAGTGCAGAGACATAGTAAACATGCATGTGTCATAATTTGGGGTGTAAAATTtgtgttttcttttctttattttctcttttactAAAATTGTTTTTCCCTTTCTGCATTAAAGATTGAAAAAAATTCTCTCGCCTAATTATTTTGACGTGTCCCCCTCTGCTAATAATTAAAGGATTGAAAGAGAGTGCAATTAAGCGCCAGAAATTCTTCAATGCTTCTGGTACACACCAGCCCCACCCTGCACTAATGAGTAATGACCAATTGACCATGCATGGAGAAACGACGTCCATTTCTTCAAGAACCACCCATTGATTCAATTTTCAGATCAaatctttatattattattaatgtAATTATTGGACGTTCGAATAAAGTCTCACATTGGTAGCTGAAAAGATTGGAAGCTTACATATAAGATGCATGGATCTCTTAACGGTGTGATGactgttattcccggtcaatattgctgtatttgtaaatattaattctgcaaaatataagttaacgtaatgaaacaataataataaattcgagcccactgaattcacagtgtttccttaaggaatttaatcccctcctagtacccaaggtaatggattatttcctcccaggatagaacgaataacacactggtgtagcggtacttcaaaccccagtgtttcggcgaacacaaagttcggtagcaaatcacacttacagttgctttgtttgaagttaaaaacaatgcagaacgaaggagtatatactcagaaaaacgtatggaagttctgagaggaaggaatgcaatgtatagccaatttgttgagcgaattgtatgttgagttgagtatctttcttcaacatttgctgctcatatatatagcagccaagaaggagtgcaagaccaaacgtccacccttcatggtggagcaagcattacatgtttgtggagcaagcacttcatgtttgtggagcaagcacttcatggtgggaagaccattatccggctgcca
It includes:
- the LOC117273982 gene encoding uncharacterized mitochondrial protein AtMg00810-like, encoding MEAAYRIVKYIKNESDLGVFLSNKPKDKITAFCDADWAAYPQTRKSITGFLVKIGDSTVSRKSNKQTIISRSSAESEYRSMTSSVAELTWLLGKLKEIGLKFELLVTICTNSKAAIQIAANPVFHERTKHIEIDCQYKRENKTGTCDD